One Elaeis guineensis isolate ETL-2024a chromosome 10, EG11, whole genome shotgun sequence genomic window carries:
- the LOC105052767 gene encoding uncharacterized protein, which translates to MATILLLLCLSIAIRSTAASEANCSTTSHLNEACKQTFDTDLCVKALSIYPESQTFDFHGLAGLAIRAAASAAADTSSYISGVLDEGSVEDEDFQQCLYDCEESFVDAVDQLDESTVAMDKKAYEDVNLWVTVAKTDGQVCDEGCKNVPSDTKVKLVAKSEEFSRLCGIVLNMTSFLAANHY; encoded by the coding sequence ATGGCGaccatcctcctcctcctttgcCTCTCCATCGCCATCCGATCCACCGCCGCCTCCGAAGCCAATTGCAGCACCACCAGCCACCTCAATGAAGCCTGCAAGCAGACCTTCGACACCGACCTCTGCGTCAAGGCCCTCTCCATTTATCCCGAGAGCCAAACCTTCGACTTCCATGGTCTCGCCGGCCTCGCCATCAGGGCCGCCGCCTCCGCTGCCGCCGACACCTCCTCCTACATCTCCGGCGTCCTCGACGAGGGGAGTGTCGAAGATGAGGACTTCCAGCAGTGCCTCTACGACTGCGAGGAGAGCTTCGTGGATGCAGTCGATCAGCTCGACGAGTCGACGGTGGCGATGGACAAGAAGGCGTACGAGGACGTGAACTTGTGGGTGACGGTGGCCAAGACGGATGGGCAGGTGTGTGATGAAGGGTGCAAGAATGTGCCATCGGACACGAAGGTGAAGCTTGTCGCCAAGAGCGAGGAGTTCAGCAGATTGTGTGGTATTGTTCTCAACATGACCAGCTTCCTCGCCGCCAATCATTATTAA
- the LOC105052548 gene encoding uncharacterized protein isoform X1: MVASSSSLSSDSSYSSSSSSSRRDRRRRHRRRVGRDALRVRKDHRSRGKRRRRHRSPSDSPSSYSDSYSSSESSSDSEYEASNYPRKHKHDERSKKTKDKDRSKRHKRHKQRHKEKLQPERCSSPIQLSKFLGRDKDDGIRRSAVSGKKIMLKVEKTKEDKLAENNRNELLKFLNASYD; the protein is encoded by the exons ATGGTCGCTTCCTCGTCTTCCTTGTCTTCCGATTCTTCGTattcatcctcctcctcctcttctcgcCGGGATCGACGCCGACGCCACCGCCGCCGTGTGGGCAGAGACGCCCTCAGGGTTCGCAAGGATCACCGGTCTCgggggaagaggaggaggagacacCGATCTCCCAGCGATTCCCCTTCTTCATACAGTGATAGTTACAG CAGCAGTGAGAGCTCTTCTGATAGTGAATATGAGGCATCAAATTATCCAAGGAAGCACAAACATGATGAAAGATCAAAGAAG ACCAAGGATAAAGACCGAAGCAAGAGGCACAAGCGGCACAAACAGAGGCATAAAGAG AAGCTGCAGCCTGAGCGGTGCAGCAGTCCTATCCAGCTTTCAAAG TTTCTTGGCCGTGACAAAGATGATGGCATTCGGCGCAGTGCTGTGTCTGGCAAAAAG attatgCTGAAGGTTGAGAAAACAAAGGAAGACAAGCTGGCAGAAAACAACCGTAATGAGTTGCTCAAGTTTCTGAATGCTAGTTATGATTGA
- the LOC105052548 gene encoding uncharacterized protein isoform X2, translating to MVASSSSLSSDSSYSSSSSSSRRDRRRRHRRRVGRDALRVRKDHRSRGKRRRRHRSPSDSPSSYSDSYSSESSSDSEYEASNYPRKHKHDERSKKTKDKDRSKRHKRHKQRHKEKLQPERCSSPIQLSKFLGRDKDDGIRRSAVSGKKIMLKVEKTKEDKLAENNRNELLKFLNASYD from the exons ATGGTCGCTTCCTCGTCTTCCTTGTCTTCCGATTCTTCGTattcatcctcctcctcctcttctcgcCGGGATCGACGCCGACGCCACCGCCGCCGTGTGGGCAGAGACGCCCTCAGGGTTCGCAAGGATCACCGGTCTCgggggaagaggaggaggagacacCGATCTCCCAGCGATTCCCCTTCTTCATACAGTGATAGTTACAG CAGTGAGAGCTCTTCTGATAGTGAATATGAGGCATCAAATTATCCAAGGAAGCACAAACATGATGAAAGATCAAAGAAG ACCAAGGATAAAGACCGAAGCAAGAGGCACAAGCGGCACAAACAGAGGCATAAAGAG AAGCTGCAGCCTGAGCGGTGCAGCAGTCCTATCCAGCTTTCAAAG TTTCTTGGCCGTGACAAAGATGATGGCATTCGGCGCAGTGCTGTGTCTGGCAAAAAG attatgCTGAAGGTTGAGAAAACAAAGGAAGACAAGCTGGCAGAAAACAACCGTAATGAGTTGCTCAAGTTTCTGAATGCTAGTTATGATTGA
- the LOC105052546 gene encoding F-box/LRR-repeat protein 3 has protein sequence MMRTPQPPDLIMAVLSVDLLVQILDRLPDSGDRKSFRLVSRGFLSAEALHRRALRVLRREFLPFLLRRYFALESLDLSACPALDDTALAAALHTAGGCQGLKAVCLARATGIRWRGVEVLVAACPRLEVVDLSHCVGIGDREAAALAAAGGLRELRLDKCLGITDVGLAKLAVGCAVLERLGIKWCMEISDLGIDLLSKKCRDLKVLDISYLKVTNFCLQSVSCLEKLEDLTMAGCSQINDEGLRFLNNGSNSLRSIDVSRCNNVSTWGLVSVIEGHKCLQKIVAGDCFPELVPLFLTKLSGLRDTLNVLKLDGFQVSATSLQIIGVHCKNLGEIGLGKCRGMTDECISELVTYRADLRTIDLTCCHSLTDNALVTIADHCKKLTCLLLESCSLITEKGLDHIGTCCTDLKKVDLTDCAVNDTALRCLSPCLELMVLKLGLCPSISDKGLVHIGSNFRKILELDLYRCTGIADGGLAAIAAGCKSLKKLNVCYCVRITDQGLKHLSFLEELSDLEMRGLVHVTSAGITAIAVGCKSLVELDMKRCYSVDDAGLWALSRCSEKLRQINISYCPVTGVGLCKLLGSLRCLQDAKLVHLTRVSVEGYEIALRASWDRLKKLKLLSGLRHFLSPGLLQMLRARGCRIRWVDKPESFCLPFSLLL, from the exons ATGATGAGGACACCCCAGCCCCCTGATTTGATCATGGCCGTACTTTCCGTGGACCTCTTGGTCCAGATCCTGGACCGGCTGCCGGACTCCGGCGACCGGAAGTCTTTCCGCCTCGTCTCCCGCGGCTTCCTCAGCGCGGAGGCGCTCCACCGCCGCGCCCTCCGCGTCCTCCGCCGGGAGTTCCTCCCTTTCCTCCTCCGCCGCTACTTCGCCCTCGAATCCCTGGACCTCTCCGCCTGCCCTGCCCTCGACGACACCGCCCTCGCCGCTGCCCTCCACACTGCCGGTGGCTGCCAGGGGCTGAAAGCGGTGTGCCTCGCTCGGGCCACCGGGATCAGGTGGCGTGGGGTGGAGGTGCTGGTGGCGGCATGCCCACGGCTGGAGGTGGTGGACCTCTCGCACTGCGTCGGCATCGGGGACCGGGAAGCAGCGGCGCTGGCGGCCGCCGGTGGGCTGAGGGAGCTGAGGCTGGACAAGTGCCTTGGGATCACGGACGTCGGGCTAGCGAAGCTGGCAGTGGGGTGCGCGGTGCTGGAGAGGCTCGGAATCAAGTGGTGCATGGAGATCTCGGACCTGGGGATCGATCTCCTGTCGAAGAAGTGCCGGGATCTCAAGGTGTTAGATATCTCTTATCTCAAG GTGACGAATTTTTGTCTTCAGTCGGTCTCCTGCCTTGAAAAGTTGGAAGATCTGACAATGGCTGGATGTTCTCAGATAAATGATGAAGGTCTGAGATTTCTCAACAATGGAAGCAACTCATTGCGG AGCATTGATGTTTCACGATGCAACAATGTGAGCACATGGGGCTTAGTCTCAGTCATTGAAGGACACAAGTGCCTCCAAAAGATTGTTGCTGGGGACTGCTTTCCT GAGTTAGTTCCACTCTTTCTCACCAAGTTGAGTGGTTTAAGGGATACCTTGAATGTATTAAAACTCGATGGTTTTCAAGTTTCGGCTACAAGTCTTCAGATCATTGGCGTCCACTGCAAGAACTTGGGGGAAATTGGGCTTGGTAAATGCAGGGGCATGACAGATGAATGCATTTCTGAGCTCGTAACATACCGTGCTGATTTAAGGACCATTGATCTCACATGCTGCCACTCGCTCACAGACAATGCCCTTGTTACAATAGCAGATCATTGTAAAAAACTTACATGCCTCCTGTTAGAGTCGTGCTCATTAATCACTGAGAAGGGTCTTGATCACATTGGAACTTGTTGCACCGATCTCAAGAAGGTAGATCTAACTGATTGTGCTGTCAATGATACAG CATTGAGGTGCTTGTCTCCATGCTTAGAGCTAATGGTGTTGAAGTTAGGTCTTTGTCCAAGCATTTCTGATAAAGGCCTTGTCCATATTggatccaacttcagaaagatccTAGAACTTGATCTCTATCG TTGCACTGGTATTGCTGATGGTGGATTGGCTGCCATAGCTGCTGGTTGCAAGAGTCTAAAGAAGTTAAATGTGTGCTATTGCGTACGGATCACCGACCAAGGGCTGAAGCATCTAAGTTTTTTGGAAGAGCTATCGGACTTAGAGATGAGAGGGCTGGTTCATGTCACAAGTGCTGGTATAACTGCAATCGCCGTTGGTTGCAAGAGTCTAGTTGAGCTGGACATGAAGCGCTGCTACTCTGTGGACGATGCAGGCTTGTGGGCTCTTTCTCGATGCTCAGAGAAGCTCAGACAG ATTAATATATCATACTGCCCGGTTACCGGCGTGGGTCTCTGCAAGCTTCTAGGGTCTCTAAGGTGCCTGCAGGATGCGAAGCTGGTGCACCTTACAAGGGTGTCGGTTGAGGGGTATGAGATTGCACTGAGAGCTTCCTGGGATAGGCTGAAGAAGCTGAAGTTGCTAAGTGGGTTGAGACATTTTCTCTCCCCCGGGCTACTTCAGATGCTGAGAGCTCGTGGATGCAGGATCCGGTGGGTGGACAAGCCTGAGAGTTTCTGCCTCCCTTTCAGCTTGCTTCTGTAA
- the LOC105052547 gene encoding uncharacterized protein: protein MGANSEVEKEERRRKPWMQIEVRGGGGLLVLGGALIAAGLGAAFAAHRAHVSNQRRRSATTRPADEVCKVVESLDEGISCHGEGGQLDEVCGDAARGLASVLALDPILSSPTIKLAEEWQGEFMVHSPVETQENIDKIMIDHSPSFKHLEIGVATEVRIVETDAADGHDSIVQEFLLGGPESGMVQNQKEQPSEEPELVNLKESKEEEFSFSVVEFTKIQDKINQKLEESGLDRVQDEEEKDDREGGEVQTSEEVEEFSFRAVESDTIQNQTKQTLEESKITHAREQNGGGEEGEESNDDVGAPSSESQEDETQSSAKGESEREEEGSDGTRASSIESSAEAVWPAEVIEQEELLFMENQQEIEEESCEEKVTAAQAEKEIEEYEEKFVDKVASAEESVGMKIGARLKTMKRETKIDLMPVNYSNRFLLLLLALALALSLISFARRDHLHHFCLAKLCHHLYQVFFSSNNAI, encoded by the exons ATGGGAGCAAAttcggaggtggagaaggaggagaggaggaggaagcCATGGATGCAAATTGAGGTAAGGGGTGGGGGAGGTCTTCTAGTTCTTGGTGGGGCTCTCATCGCCGCCGGTCTCGGAGCCGCCTTCGCGGCACACCGAGCTCATGTTAGCAACCAAAGAAGAAGATCGGCAACGACACGGCCGGCTGATGAAGTCTGTAAGGTGGTAGAGAGCTTAGACGAGGGAATTAGCTGCCATGGAGAGGGTGGCCAGCTTGATGAGGTCTGTGGTGATGCAGCCAGGGGGCTTGCATCTGTTTTGGCTCTCGATCCAATCCTGTCGAGTCCAACTATAAAGCTAGCTGAGGAGTG GCAAGGGGAGTTTATGGTTCATAGTCCAGTGGAAACTCAG GAGAATATAGATAAAATCATGATTGATCACAGTCCGAGCTTCAAGCATTTAGAGATCGGCGTGGCTACAGAGGTGAGAATTGTGGAAACTGATGCTGCTGATGGTCATGATAGTATTGTTCAAGAATTTTTACTTGGTGGACCCGAATCTGGCATGGTCCAAAACCAAAAAGAGCAGCCTTCAGAAGAACCGGAGCTCGTCAACCTTAAagaatcaaaagaagaagaattttCATTCAGTGTTGTTGAATTCACCAAAATCCAAGACAAAATCAACCAAAAGTTGGAAGAATCTGGGCTTGATCGTGTCCAAgacgaagaagaaaaagatgaccGCGAAGGTGGAGAAGTCCAAACTtctgaagaagtagaagaatttTCATTTAGAGCTGTTGAATCAGATACCATCCAAAACCAAACCAAGCAGACTCTGGAAGAATCAAAGATCACTCATGCCAGGGAGCAAAACggtggaggagaagaaggagaagaaagcaaTGATGATGTAGGAGCTCCATCATCTGAATCTCAAGAAGATGAAACCCAGTCATCTGCGAaaggagagagtgagagagaagaggagggatCGGACGGCACAAGGGCTTCTTCCATAGAGTCGAGTGCCGAGGCAGTCTGGCCAGCTGAGGTAATTGAACAAGAGGAGTTATTGTTTATGGAAAACCAGCAGGAGATCGAAGAAGAAAGTTGCGAAGAAAAGGTCACCGCAGCGCAAGCAGAGAAAGAAATAGAAGAGTATGAGGAAAAGTTTGTGGACAAGGTAGCATCAGCAGAAGAATCAGTAGGAATGAAGATCGGAGCAAGGCTAAAAACAATGAAGAGGGAAACCAAAATTGATCTTATGCCTGTGAATTATTCCAACAGATTCCTTCTGCTTCTGTTGGCACTGGCTCTAGCTCTCAGTCTGATCTCTTTCGCACGTCGTGACCACCTCCATCACTTCTGCCTTGCCAAACTTTGTCACCACTTGTATCAGGTCTTCTTCTCTTCTAACAATGCTATATGA